In Oncorhynchus masou masou isolate Uvic2021 chromosome 28, UVic_Omas_1.1, whole genome shotgun sequence, the DNA window agggacaacaatacatcacacaaagcagccacaactgtcattaAGTGTCCATGATTGGACACTTACAAAGAgctctttgaatgaagagatggagataaaactgttcagtttgagtgttttttttccagtcgctagctgcagcgaactgaagaGGAGCCATTCACATTCTGAAAAAtcaaccacatactgtagaggGAAAACATTAGTTAACAGATTGTGGTTAGTtcgttagctagttaactagtTTCACACATtgccagggtccagtaagcaactaacGCGTTATAACTTGAGGAACGACAAAGAGCCGTATACCAGTTAATACTAGAGCAAATTGGTGAGGTTAATAATGATAGATAATCTGatgttgtaacgttagctagctaacgttggctgTCTGACTTTATTAGCAAGCTAATTTTCACACGATAAACTCAGTTATTTGATCAGTTAAATTGGCTAATGCTGCTCAACATTACTCTGGCTAACGGAGACTTCGATCCAGCTAGCAAGATACTTAACAATGCTAATACTTGTTCCACCACATGttctccctcacctcaaactttccaaatgtttTTCGGTTACAGCTCGTGAAGTACACTTGACCACCACTGATGCTGTAACTAGTCAATTGGCTGTCTCCTCTTTCTTCAGTCACAGTGCGCTGCATTCTGTCGTTATGTGAACGATTGGCTGAGCCTACGGCCACTAGTATTGCTCCAAACGCGCATCTCTCGTTCGCTTACAGTCAGTAGTGATCCTACACCCCCCTCCAAAACCTTTGTCATCAGATCTACACGTAGGTCACCTATTTTGGATTCAAAACGAAAGGTGACTAGTTTGCATCCCTGAGGGAAGGCTTGTGAGTGACATGAATGAAAAAAGGAATGGCATATCAATCAAAGCCTGTTAGGGGACTAACTTAGAAGGGTAAAACACAGAACTACTGTAAACTCACACAAAAAAGTGAGTGATTGTAAGTAGTTACAGTAGACAGTAGTGCACTAACAATGCAGACCAACATGGCCTTCTCAAACTAGGTTAAGCCCCACTAAACTCTTTCCCTAAGCTCCTGACTCTTACAGCAGAGTAACAGGCTGTGTCCTGATATTATGGACTGTGTGGGTGTAATATGAAAGAGAGTGAGGCAGAatttgtgtgtgtgactttttCCTTCACCTATGAAGATGACTCCGATAGCCCCCGCCTCCTGTAGCCTGCGGGCCTTGGCAGCAAACATGCAGTCGCCACGCAGTGCAAGGGCAATGTGCCCACTCAGCTCCTGAGCATTCTCTATGGGCCCACACGCTGTGTAGGGAGAGGTCTTCACGATGCTGCCCTTCACCTGGGAGAGGAAcatggtgtgtgtgagagtgagagacgggAGGAGACATTCCTGTAAATACTCCATACAGTAGTGACACATGCAGACATCCAAAGAGCTCCAGAAATATCCAAAACTAATGCTGACATGGGTaaatatttacatttgagtcTTTGGGTGATACATTTAAGGGGACTAGGAGCTGCATGCCTGTCTTTTATCAATATTCTGAGTGACATAAAGCAAATACAAATAAATGCAAGATTCAAGAAAGCTCACCCCGTGCTCCTGCTTGATTAGGTCCATTCCAAACTTGGCTGGTCCAGCAGTCAGGACCATTCTACCCAGATATGGGGGGGATATGAGCTGAACGATGAGGGGCACTACTTCCTCCTCTGGGGTCTGGGTCACCTCTGCCACCAGTTTCACCCTGTAAACACCTTCATGTGCCTCATTAAAAGAAAGATATTGGTGAAATGAATTACACAGGAGCATGAGGGAAACAGGGTAATGTTGCCCTGCTAAGCAATAGAGACAATAGAATGCTAGGTcacatcccaaattgcaccctattccctatataatgcactactttttaccatgGCCCGTAGGGTTCTGGTCACAATTGTGCACTGTATAGGaaaaagggtgtcatttgggatgcaaccttaGAGGCAATAGAGTGCTATAGATAAATAAGCTGCTCAATCATCTTACCCCATGTGTCTCTGTTGCCCCAGCTTCATTCAGTGGGGTGAGGGAGATGCCCATGCTCCTCAGAAACTCCACTGGCTCCATACCGTGGTCGTGAAGTGGCAGCTCAATGCCCCTGCAAACACACATACAATCATCAGATAGGGAATTTGATTAAGATAAACTGGGGTAGACCCCGGGCAAAAGCGGTGAGGGAGGCCCCTCTCAAATCAAATAGTCATCTGTGCTGCCTGGTCATATTGTCAACAAGACAGCATGGTGCAATGTTCAGAAACATACTTTATGTAAAATACATTTTGTATGTTAGAATTTTCAAACTAGTTGTCCTTAAGGAGGCAGATAAAGCACATATGTTTTTTTATCAGGGGAGCATGTGAAAACTCAGAATCCTTAGTCATTACTCCACATTAGGGTTggataggttactttctaaatgtaatccgttagttCCTAGTTACATGTCCagaattgtaatcagtaacgtaacttctGGATTACCCAAGCtctaacgtaatctgattactttcagttacCTTCCCCTTAAAAATGAAAGACTCACCCATTTTGAACattatattgtttttttttcatctCTGAGCAATGTTGTATCGATTCCCGGGATCATTACTCTGTATCTGAGCTATTGCCGTTGAAGAAGGCCGACATTTGGCTGGTATGAAGTATTTATAACTAACTCAAGATGGTTCATCTGTGTCGTTTAGAGTGCAAGCAAATGAagcagtgggcagaacaagcacgAGCTATTCATATCCTATTGGCGCGTTGTAgaattatttgcatatttccattaGCGAACGCCTCCTCTGTAGTGATCATCTGCACAAACTTAATTCAACCTTGCACTCCTAAACAACGTCATTTTCAACAACTTTGGCAAAtcgtcaaatgtatttaaaaaaaacttagtGCACTGTGTTCGTAAcatattctagttttgggaacagaaatgTATTGAGATTTTGCACTGAAGCGTCCCAGTTTTACCTAGTTCCATCCTCTCCCACTACTggacttcctctcactaccatatttggtgtTGATAAAACGTTCTAAACAGACGCTTCAGTTTTATAGCCCCTGTGGACGTGTCTGGATTACCCAGTCTGTGACGTAGCACTGCGATAAAGCCGCTATCACGACGCTGGGAGTTAATATGATTGCGACTTTTAGATTGTGAAAACATCTCTTACATTACAACACTGGTAGATGTCAAAACGCGGGAGGTTGTCTTCTTTCCAACGAGTCATTGATCATATTTTTGCGATAGTCTGACCTCAAGAAATGTGTAATTTAACAGAGGGTCCACCATATTTCTCCTATTTGTCTGCCTCTTCAGTCCAGGGTACATTGCATGGTGTGGTTGCCTGGCCATTGCATGTCAGATTACACTCTGCGAGGCACATTGATCTGCAGTTTAAACATAGTGAGATTGTAGACTCCTATATTGATAGTGGAGTTTGTTTAGGCCATTTTACACTTAACTACCTAATACACATTCTGATATAGACTtcggtattattgtgtgtagctacgtttgctagctagccagccaacccATGGAGAATTGGATTGTGGGTTTTGTAGTCGGCGTGAGCTGCAGATTTCAACATTGATTTTCACGTTACACCttataataacaacaacattAATCATTTGTTCACAGAAGATATTGTTGTCACATAATGTTATTTAACACTGTAAATTGTAGGAATGTGTGGTTTTGGGTGGAATTTTTCTTTAGGAGGTAATATAAAACCAAAAATGAATATTACCAATTGAACTACATCTATAgtaggataaatcaatgttagagtttacatagctggccataaatGGATGTTTCATTTTCCTTTATgtgttggttatgtaggcttcttgacccatcattttctacgacatataataatatgataatgCCATATCTTTACATTTCCAGTCCTTCCAATCAATTTAATATCCCTTGATCCACAAAAAaggacttggaaatatgaaaTATAGATTacccaaattgttttacctgagcataacccaaCAACTAAGCATTTATAAGCCTActctgtttatgattttgttgtcatggaggattgattgggctcattgcttagagtaaaaaaaaaaaaaaaaaaaaaaaaaagctgctCTCATGGAACGGCTCGCTTTGAGAACTACAGAAAAGTGCCATTTGCATGTGAAAATGTAATGCCATATGTTGCATTTGCTATTGGCCttttgtctgtttttttatggtgACACTTTCATATCTCAATAATATGTTtaaagtctatcaaaagtgtgagAGTTCAAGCATGTGTCCGTTAGTTCTTTGGATTGTTTTTATCAGCCcaaattagattgagcaataaaagccccactctTCTTAAATTAAACTACTTTAACAGTATGGACTGGAGCACAATATACCATGGAGAAGTTTAGAACGGAGGAACTCCCTCAAACTTCTATTCCAAAGGCTGTAAACCACACTATGAAGCTGTTGCAAGAGAGCATTTTTCATTGGCTGTCCACTGGTTGCAAAAACAATAATTGATAGGTAGTTAGACTCATTCAATTCAACCATTATACGTGTTAAAAtacacataggcctacacatttgtgaacagccatccacatcAACCACAATCCATCCGTAAggtgcaaatagctaaatgagagagcagcagtgcgattcacatcaatgcgctatgtacagagtagatatcaataataagtgatatcagTATCGCCAGTAGGCTACACCACTGAtatcatccttacctccaagcgtttattcaagttgttTAATTTTGGGATGCCGGGATTAACACAAAGGATGTAACAGAaggaaaattgaaaaaaaaaaaaaaaaatcaatcttAGTGAATGTGCAGCTATttacaacaacacacagacacacctgtcaggtgacgCGTGGAAAGCCCGGCCCACCCCAGTCAGGTACTTGTAGCTGTCCCTTATGGTCTTGGCAAAGGAAGGGTTGTTGGGGAACAAGGTCTGGGTGCTGGGGCACGAGTAGGTGAACAGGTCCTCCTCCACGGCAGTGGGCGCTTCCTGGAACGTATAGACACAAAATGGCGGATCAGTTTCAGCTCTTCTGACCATAACACACGCTCATAACTGGACAGCTGGTTCAAATAGACACCATATGGCAAATCAGTTTCAGCTCCTCTGACCATAACACAACTGTTGGTAACTGACTGAGCCTCACCGTGTTGTTGCCCCGACAGGGGGGCTGTGAagtggacagggagacaggcagcaGGTGGGCCTCGGTGGTGAAGATGTATTCGTCGATGTCGAAGTGAAGCTGATTCTTCTCAGAGAACAGAAGGTACAGGTACTTAAACATCTCCGCTAGGAAGAATGAGTCCATCCTAAAGAGAAAGAGAATGCTTGAAATCACTTGAACAGAACAAATAATGGGTCATGTGACACTGTCATTTGAGCTCTCTTGCTAAAGACCAACACATCCATTAGTAATATTGGAAATAGCACCGTTGAAGGCTGTAGTGAAAAGGAATCAGTGGAGATGACCTGAGGTTTCAGATTTGAACCCATATGTTTCACTGTGTTCCCCTACCTATCCTCGTGGGTCCCTGTGCGGACATCCTGCACAGCTGCAAACCCACAAGGCACCCTGGCATGAGCGTTGAGCTTCTCCACTATGGACTGGCCCACTCTGAGGTAGTAGGGGTCACCTGTGGCCTGTGGAAGGGAAAACATGGTTTATCCCATTCCCAACCCCTCTCTCAAACAGTTCAGAGTACACCATTACTATGCACGTTGGCTTTTTACAGCGGGAACAGCATTACCTTGTAGAGGTAGTAGGTGCTTTCTGCAAACTCTGGCCTCAGAGGGTGTTGACCCCAATGAACTCTGAACTCTGTGGTGAAAGCCTGCAACGTGAGGAATACCACGCAGTCAAGCAGAGCTGAGAGCAGATATTATCCTTTTGACTCAAATTTCAAATGTCACTTTTTCTGACCTCAGGGAGAAACTTGTGTTGCTTGGTGACCTGGTAGAGCATTTCATGAGTCTCTATGGCTGGTTTCAGGTCTCCTCTCAAAACCTATAGTGAAGAGGTTGATAAGGCAGTCTTTACTATGAACGATTCCCTTTCAGAGCGTATACTTGATCATACAACCCACTTAAACTATAGAAACTCAACCTACAAACCAGAGAACGTTCTTCTGCTGTAGTGGAAAGAGATGTGGTCATGATGATGTCATGATACAAACAGAGGGTCTCATTGTTCACTTATGTCATATTTGCATTTCAAATAGCACCATATGGGCCGATAAAaataagtagtgcactgtatagggaataggatgccatttgggatgcatcctatgTCATATTATTAGAGGCAGGGGGGCTAACCATAACCCTGACAAGTGGCGATGATAGAGGCTGTGTTATGGGAATCACCTGCAGGCCAGGGAAGAAGGCGAGTAGGGAGTCCATCCAGCTGCGGACGCTCACCGTGGGGTTGTGCATGTGCACGTTGAGCAGCAGCGGAGGCTGGCTGATGTACTTCATGATGGCGCTGTAATGCTGTTGGAGACAACAGACAGCCGGGGTCACTAAAGATACCTACATTATGCATGATGTGTTTTGATATGGGGGGTTAGATCAGTGATGTGACTGAGACCCCGTTTACACGTCATACTAATGTACAGCTTGTTTTATCTGATTTCTATCTGACCACAGTTAATCTGAACTCAGAGCATTTGTTATGaacatgtatttttttgttgtctgGTTCTGCAATCTGGATGCAGGAAGCATTTTAAATTCAAATGTAAATGGGGTCTGAGAATTTGAAGTGTTATCTACAAGCATAGAGCAATACATCGCAATATATCTGCAGctggtgatagtacagtagagtCTCACAGTGTTGAACCTCTCCAGGTAAACGTTGTCTCCCAATAGAATGTAGGCCTTCATTAGGTACTCATAGTAGGAGTCAATGCCAGCACCCACACCACTGTCTGAAGATACAcataggaagggagagggggagatactGTTAATATAGGACCTGACTGAGCTAATGTAGATAACAAAACAGGCAGAGACACGTATTCAAAACCAAACTAGTAGTATTGGAAGTGACTAAATGGTATATAAAGGAACTGAGTGGGACGATGCGTCATCACATGATGCGAGGTGATAAAATCTTTGTTCCTACTGCTAAATGTTGACTTTAAATGAGAGACTGGTTGACAATGTGTGAAGGTGAGGGCGAGTGTGCTTTctgctagaggtcgaccgattataatTTTCAAccccgataccgattattggtgGACCAAAAAAGGCAGATACCATTTAATCGGAcgagatatagatatacagtgccttgcgaaagtattcggcccccttgaactttgcgaccttttgccacatttcaggcttcaaacataaagatataaaactatttttttgtgaagaatcaacaacaagtgggacacaatcatgaagtggaatgacatttattggatatttcaaacatttttaacaaatcaaaaactgaaaaattgggcgtgcaaaattattcagcccccttaagttaatactttgtagcgccaccttttgctgcgattacagctgtaagtcgcttggggtatgtctctatcagttttgcacatcgagagactgaattttttttccccATTCGTCCTtccaaaacagctcaagctcagtgaggttggatggagagcatttgtgaacagcagttttcagttttttccatagattctcgattggattcaggtatggacgttgacttggccattctaacacctggatatgtttatttttgaaccattccattgtagattttgctttatgttttggaacattgtcttgttggaatacaaatctccgtcccagtatcaggtcttttgcagactccatcaggttttcttccagaatggtcctgtatttggctccatccatcttcccatcaattttaaccatcttccctgtccctgctgaagaaaagcaggcccaaaccatgatgctgccaccaccatgtttgacagtggggatggtgtgttcatggtgatgagctgtgttgcttttacgccaaacataacgttttgcattgttgccaaaaagttcaattttggtttcatctgaccagagcaccttcttccacatgtttggtgtgtctcccaggtggcttgtggcaaactttaaacaacaccttttatggatatctttaagaaatgtctttcttcttgccactcttccataaaggccagatttgtgcaatatacgactgattgttgtcctatggacagagtctcccacctcatcTGTAGAGCTCTGCAGTTCATcgagagtgatcatgggcctcttggctgcatctctgatcagtcttctccttgtatgagctgaaggtttagagggacggccaggtcttggtagatttgcagtggtctgatactcctatttcaatattatcgcttgcacagtgctccttgggatgtttaaagcttgggaaatctttttgtatccaaatccggctttaaacttcttcacaacagtatctcggacctgcctggtgtgttccttgttcttcatgatgctctctgcacttttaacggacctctgagactatcacagtgcaggtgcatttatacggagacttgattacacacaggtggattgtatttatcatcattagtcatttaggtcaacattggatcattcagagatcctcactgaacttctggagagagtttgctgcactgaaagtaaaggggctgaataattttgcacgcccaattgttcagtttttgatttgttaaaaaaagtttgaaatatccaataaatgttgttccacttcatgattgtgtcccacttgttgttgattcttcacaaaaaaaatacagttttatatctttatgtttgaagcctgaaatgtggcaaaaggtcgcaaagttcaaaggggccgaatactttcgcaaggcactatatatatatatacacagtggggagaacaagtatttgatacactgccgattttgcaggttttcctacttacaaagcatgtagaggtctgtcatttttatcataggtacacttcaactgtgagagacggaatctaaaacaagaatccagaaaattacattgtatgtATAAGTAATTAatatgcattttattgcatgacataagtatttgatcacctaccaaccagtaagaattccagctctcacagacctgttagtttttctttaagaagccctcctgttctccactgtatattaactgcacctgtttgaactcgtataaaagacaactgtccacacactcaatcaaacagactccaacctctccacaatggccaagaccagggagctgtgtaaggacattagggataaaattgtaggccggcacaaggctgggatgggctacaggacactaggcaagcagcttggtgtgaaggcaacaactgttgacgcaattattagaaaatggaagaagttcaagatgacggtcaatcaccctcggtctggggctccatgcaagatctcacctcgtggggcatcaatgatcatgagcaaggtgagggatcagcccagaactacatggcaggacctggtcaatgacctgaagagagctgggaacacagtctcaaagaaagccattagtaacacactatggattaaaatcctgcagcgcacgcaaggtccccctgctcaagccagcacatgtccaggcctgtctgaagtttgccaatgaccatctgaatgatccagaggaggaatgggagaaggtcatgtggtctgatgagacaaaaaaagagctttttggtctaaactccactcgctgtgtttggaggaggaagaagaaggatcggggggggcggcagggtagcctagtggttagagagttggactagtaaccggaaggttgcaagttcagatttccaagctgacaaggtacaaatctgtcgttctgcccctgaacaggcagttaacccactgttcctaggccgtcattgaaaataagaatttgttctttaactgacttgcctagttaaataaaggtaaaaaaaaaaaaaaaaaggatgagtacaaccccaagaacaccatctcaaccgtgaagcatggaggtggaaacatcattcttcgGGGATGcctttctgcaaaggggacaggaagactgcaccgtattgaggggaggatgggtggggccatgtatcgtgagatcttggccaacaacctccttccctcagtaagagcattgaagatgggtcgtggctgggtcttccatcatgacaacgacccgaaacacacagccagggcaactaaggagtggctccgtaagaagcatctcaaggtcctggagtgacctagccagtctccagacctgaacccaatagaacatctttggagggagcttaaagtccgtattgcccagcgacagccccgaaacctgaaggatctggagaaggtctgtatggaagagtgggccaaaatccctgctgcagtgtgtgcaaacctggtgaagaactacaggaaacgtatgatctctgtaaatGCAAACAAAGgcttctgtaccaaatattaagttcagcttttctgatgtatcaaatacttacgtcatgcaataaaatgcaaattaattacttaaaaatcatacaatgttattttctggatttttgttttcgattccgtctcgcacagttgaagtgtacctatgataaaaatgataggtgcctgcaaaatcggcagtgtatcaaatacttgttctccccactgtgtgtgtgtgtgagatatatatatatatatataatatatgggAAGTTAATATGGgacatacattttattttatttaataatgacaattacaataaaactgaatgaacaatgaacacttattttaacttaatataatacatcaatacaatCTATTAAGTCTCAAAAatcatgaaacatgttcaatttggtttaaataatgcaaaaacaaagtgttggagaagaaagaaaaagagcaatatgtgccatgtaagaaagctaacgtttaagttccttgctcagaacatgagaacatatgaaacctggtggttccttttaacatgagtcttcaatattcccaggtaagaagttttaggttgtagttattataggactatttctctctatatcatttgcatttcatatacctttgactattggatgttctaacaggtactttagtattgccagcctaatctcgggagttgataggcttggagtcataaacagcgcaatgcttgaagcattgcgaagagctgctggcaaacgcagtaaagtgctgtttgaattaatgcttacgagcctgctggtgcctaccatcgctcagtcagactgctctatcaaatcatagacttaattataataatacacagaaatacgagccttcggtcattaatatggtcagatccggaaactatcatttcgaaaacaaaacatttattctttcagtgaaatacggaaccgttccgtatgttatcgaacgggtggcatccataagtctaaatattgcacaaccttcaatgttatgtcatagttaCGTAAAATGGTGGCAAATTAGTTGGcggccaggtggcccaaactgttgcatataccctgactctgcgtgcaatgaacgcaagagaagtgacacaatttcccgagtttaatattgcctgcgaacattaatttattttcactaaatatgcaggtttaaaactatatacttctgtgtattgattttaagaaaggcattgatgtttctggttaggtacattcgtgcaaagattgtgcttttttccgcaaatgcgcttttgttaaatcatacCCCGTTTGGTGAAGTTgactgtctttgttaggaagaaagtCTTCACAcggttcgcaatgagccaggcggccaaactgctgcatataccctgactcagttgcacagaacgcaagagaagtgacacaatttccctagttaaaagaaattcatattagcaggcaatattaactacatatgcaggtttaaaaatatatacactcgtatattgattttaagaaaggcgttgatgtttatggttatgtacacattggtgcaacgacagtgcttttttcgcaaatgcgcttgttaaatcacccgtttggcgaagtaggctgtgattcaatgataaattaactgGCAACgaatcgattatatgcaacgcaggacaagcttgataaactagtaatatcaaccatgtgtagttaactagtgattatgttaagattgattgttttttataagatacgtttaatgctagctcgcaccttaccatggctccttgctgcactcgcataacagttAGTCAGCCTGCAACGCAGTCTCCTCGTgtagtgcaatgtaatcggccatgatcggtgtccaaaaatgctgattaccgattgttatgaaatcgGCCTtcattaatcggccattccgattaatcagtcgacctctacttTATGCATTGCTGAGTGTGTGACAGTGGATCTTTGGCTCACCCCTGCGGACCCAGTCTCCATTGTGGATATTGATGACGGTGCCCACGAggtcacttcctctctgtctcttctcccacAGGACGTCCAATGCTTTCCTAGCATGCTCCTGTGGGACACAGAAACACAGGGTTATCATCTTCATACACACTGGCCAATAAATACACTATCGATTATTACTGGAATTACTAATGTACCTCGAACACAGCCTCCCCAGACAGCCGACTGAGAGCAGCAAACTCCAGAATCATGGTCCCTGCACAGGCTGTACAGGTGTCCGACTCAGTGCCTGTGCGTGACAGGGGGTTAAGGACCCCATACCTCAGGTTTACCTggaaacaaacagacaagaggTAAGTATATTGAATGTACTACATGCATATTATCAGATAGCTTTGTAGTCTTATTACTATCTTGAATCACTTTTAATCCTCTATTCATATTCGACTGGACAGTCCGGTCAGACCTGCATCTGGTACTTTTCCGTTCATGTGACATTGTGGAAGTTCTGATAAACAAGGTTTTGCACCCAGGGGTCCCGAGAAAACCAGAAGCGTGGAGACTGAGTGAGGTGTGTTACCCTGGGGTAGGGAAGGCCACTGGTAGTGTTGAAGGCAGGTAGCAGTCTGTGGCCCAGCTCCTTGGCCATGTGGAGCAGCTCATCTCTGTACCACTGCATCCTCTCCCCCCGCTGACGGAGCATGTCAGCCATCACATGCGCCCCCAGCAAG includes these proteins:
- the LOC135518047 gene encoding ER degradation-enhancing alpha-mannosidase-like protein 3 isoform X2 — protein: MGEKLFCPPQGSPGISMMLRALLLTSLLSWANGQEGLTMLPEEKSKIRDQIVEMFDHAYGSYMKYAYPADELMPLSCRGRVRGLEPNRGDIDDSLGKFSLTLVDTLDTLVVLNKLDEFEDAVRRTLRDVRLDNDVVVSVFETNIRVLGGLLGAHVMADMLRQRGERMQWYRDELLHMAKELGHRLLPAFNTTSGLPYPRVNLRYGVLNPLSRTGTESDTCTACAGTMILEFAALSRLSGEAVFEEHARKALDVLWEKRQRGSDLVGTVINIHNGDWVRRDSGVGAGIDSYYEYLMKAYILLGDNVYLERFNTHYSAIMKYISQPPLLLNVHMHNPTVLRGDLKPAIETHEMLYQVTKQHKFLPEAFTTEFRVHWGQHPLRPEFAESTYYLYKATGDPYYLRVGQSIVEKLNAHARVPCGFAAVQDVRTGTHEDRMDSFFLAEMFKYLYLLFSEKNQLHFDIDEYIFTTEAHLLPVSLSTSQPPCRGNNTEAPTAVEEDLFTYSCPSTQTLFPNNPSFAKTIRDSYKYLTGVGRAFHASPDRGIELPLHDHGMEPVEFLRSMGISLTPLNEAGATETHGAHEGVYRVKLVAEVTQTPEEEVVPLIVQLISPPYLGRMVLTAGPAKFGMDLIKQEHGVKGSIVKTSPYTACGPIENAQELSGHIALALRGDCMFAAKARRLQEAGAIGVIFIDHREGSNSAETPLFQMVGDGGSTADITIPLVFLFSQEGALLTSALEDHSNVDVLMLPKERHLDKADKPLGKMNIKFRLAEEGELEEGEARGPTLKFVLEKGEVVLEEEEYRQQGDSCLTPGGDNVLCSYEQTAASPPSHSPNDPNTDPGSQDSRVPQPPPTDHKPWAPQH
- the LOC135518047 gene encoding ER degradation-enhancing alpha-mannosidase-like protein 3 isoform X1 → MGEKLFCPPQGSPGISMMLRALLLTSLLSWANGQEGLTMLPEEKSKIRDQIVEMFDHAYGSYMKYAYPADELMPLSCRGRVRGLEPNRGDIDDSLGKFSLTLVDTLDTLVVLNKLDEFEDAVRRTLRDVRLDNDVVVSVFETNIRVLGGLLGAHVMADMLRQRGERMQWYRDELLHMAKELGHRLLPAFNTTSGLPYPRVNLRYGVLNPLSRTGTESDTCTACAGTMILEFAALSRLSGEAVFEEHARKALDVLWEKRQRGSDLVGTVINIHNGDWVRRDSGVGAGIDSYYEYLMKAYILLGDNVYLERFNTHYSAIMKYISQPPLLLNVHMHNPTVSVRSWMDSLLAFFPGLQVLRGDLKPAIETHEMLYQVTKQHKFLPEAFTTEFRVHWGQHPLRPEFAESTYYLYKATGDPYYLRVGQSIVEKLNAHARVPCGFAAVQDVRTGTHEDRMDSFFLAEMFKYLYLLFSEKNQLHFDIDEYIFTTEAHLLPVSLSTSQPPCRGNNTEAPTAVEEDLFTYSCPSTQTLFPNNPSFAKTIRDSYKYLTGVGRAFHASPDRGIELPLHDHGMEPVEFLRSMGISLTPLNEAGATETHGAHEGVYRVKLVAEVTQTPEEEVVPLIVQLISPPYLGRMVLTAGPAKFGMDLIKQEHGVKGSIVKTSPYTACGPIENAQELSGHIALALRGDCMFAAKARRLQEAGAIGVIFIDHREGSNSAETPLFQMVGDGGSTADITIPLVFLFSQEGALLTSALEDHSNVDVLMLPKERHLDKADKPLGKMNIKFRLAEEGELEEGEARGPTLKFVLEKGEVVLEEEEYRQQGDSCLTPGGDNVLCSYEQTAASPPSHSPNDPNTDPGSQDSRVPQPPPTDHKPWAPQH